From one Cyanobacterium stanieri PCC 7202 genomic stretch:
- a CDS encoding dihydroorotate oxidase A (PFAM: Dihydroorotate dehydrogenase~TIGRFAM: dihydroorotate dehydrogenase, subfamily 2~COGs: COG0167 Dihydroorotate dehydrogenase~InterPro IPR005719:IPR001295:IPR012135~KEGG: cyt:cce_1125 dihydroorotate dehydrogenase 2~PFAM: dihydroorotate oxidase~PRIAM: Dihydroorotate oxidase~SPTR: Dihydroorotate dehydrogenase;~TIGRFAM: dihydroorotate dehydrogenase), translating to MLNVLRPAYPLFFASLKGNPEKAHLQSLDILAKVDHNRHKSWGRWTIQELERSFCVDVPHLKQSLWGMNFAHPMGLAPGFDKNGVGAGIWSSFGFSFAELGAVTLHPQGGNPLPRMFRIEQDKAILNRMGANNEGAEAIALRLKETWQRSPRTIPVGINLCKSKITPLEEAHQDYLGSFEALRPYADYFVINVSSPNTPGLRSLQGGEQLEPILRTLQEANQGEKPILIKIAPDLSWDDIKGILDLSRNYDLSGIVATNTTIKKEQLETKILKETGNLLVDEAGGISGLPLKQRSTEVIRFIYQQTKGELPIIGVGGIFNAQDAWEKITAGATLLQFYSGWVYEGPWAVRDILTGLQTRLQQKGLSNISEAIGVDN from the coding sequence ATGCTTAATGTTTTGCGTCCTGCTTATCCTCTGTTTTTTGCTTCTTTGAAGGGAAATCCAGAAAAAGCTCACCTACAAAGTTTGGATATTTTGGCAAAAGTTGACCATAATCGGCATAAATCTTGGGGTAGATGGACAATTCAAGAGCTAGAAAGGTCTTTTTGTGTGGATGTACCCCACCTTAAACAATCGTTGTGGGGTATGAATTTTGCTCACCCCATGGGTTTAGCTCCCGGTTTTGACAAAAATGGGGTGGGGGCAGGAATTTGGTCTAGTTTTGGCTTTAGTTTTGCGGAATTGGGGGCAGTAACTCTTCATCCACAAGGGGGTAATCCTTTACCGAGAATGTTCCGCATTGAGCAGGATAAGGCAATTTTGAATCGTATGGGTGCCAATAATGAGGGGGCAGAGGCGATCGCCCTTAGACTAAAAGAAACATGGCAAAGAAGCCCGAGAACCATTCCTGTGGGCATTAATTTGTGTAAATCGAAGATAACCCCCCTAGAAGAAGCCCATCAAGATTATTTAGGCAGTTTTGAAGCATTACGTCCCTATGCCGACTATTTCGTCATTAATGTTAGCTCTCCTAATACCCCCGGGCTGCGATCGCTTCAGGGAGGAGAGCAACTAGAACCCATTTTAAGAACCCTACAAGAAGCAAATCAAGGGGAGAAACCCATTTTGATCAAAATCGCCCCCGACCTGAGTTGGGACGATATAAAAGGCATTTTAGACCTATCTAGGAACTATGACTTATCGGGTATTGTTGCCACCAATACCACCATCAAAAAAGAGCAACTAGAAACCAAAATCCTCAAAGAAACAGGCAATTTATTGGTAGATGAAGCAGGAGGTATCAGTGGTTTACCCCTCAAACAACGCTCCACCGAGGTGATTCGTTTTATTTATCAACAAACCAAAGGAGAGTTACCCATTATTGGCGTGGGCGGAATTTTCAACGCCCAAGATGCTTGGGAAAAAATCACCGCAGGCGCAACTCTTTTACAATTTTATAGCGGTTGGGTATATGAAGGCCCTTGGGCAGTGAGGGATATTTTGACAGGGTTACAAACAAGACTACAACAAAAAGGATTGAGTAATATTAGTGAGGCGATTGGCGTGGATAATTGA
- a CDS encoding hypothetical protein (KEGG: cyc:PCC7424_4728 hypothetical protein~SPTR: Putative uncharacterized protein) produces the protein MPYFHQSSFKGALWGAVSGDYFSQNSHDCLFLNHDLNSFAPSLELAFVAIQNIVKNQAINIKDLLLDWDNNHYSFNILTQEQRAIALIPLILYCYENPHKLEKYLQQIATELKMNDFNNQSIFDLRLIFQIILEKQSKFTSNKLLFSDSDKLKKIFYIYQEKLSIEDVQQQINNCYGSGEIAIYQAIYNFISLPDYVELSLLRSTHFEHHKQSTAILTGCLLGLNNGYHSLPLSWRKYLQLIPLVKDRNIEQISKAFVDTWEGKYTKNPLLQT, from the coding sequence GTGCCATATTTTCATCAATCAAGTTTTAAGGGTGCTTTGTGGGGTGCAGTGTCGGGGGATTATTTTTCTCAAAATTCCCATGATTGTTTATTTTTAAATCACGATTTAAATTCTTTTGCTCCTAGTTTAGAATTAGCTTTTGTTGCCATACAAAATATTGTTAAAAATCAAGCTATTAATATCAAAGATTTGTTATTAGATTGGGATAATAATCATTATTCTTTTAATATTTTAACTCAAGAACAAAGGGCGATCGCCCTTATACCACTAATTTTATACTGCTATGAAAATCCCCATAAATTAGAAAAATATTTACAACAAATAGCCACAGAGTTAAAAATGAATGATTTTAATAATCAAAGTATCTTTGATCTGAGATTAATATTTCAAATAATTCTGGAAAAACAAAGTAAATTTACATCTAATAAACTATTATTTAGTGACAGCGATAAATTAAAAAAAATATTTTACATCTACCAAGAAAAGCTGAGCATTGAAGATGTACAACAACAAATAAACAACTGCTATGGTTCTGGAGAAATAGCTATTTATCAAGCCATTTATAATTTTATTTCCTTACCTGATTATGTAGAACTATCATTACTCAGAAGTACCCATTTTGAGCATCACAAACAGTCTACCGCAATCTTGACAGGGTGTTTACTAGGTTTAAATAATGGATACCATTCCCTTCCTTTATCTTGGAGAAAATACCTTCAATTAATACCCCTTGTCAAAGACAGAAATATTGAGCAAATTAGTAAAGCCTTTGTAGATACGTGGGAAGGAAAATATACTAAAAATCCCCTACTCCAAACCTAG
- a CDS encoding imidazole glycerol phosphate synthase subunit hisH (PFAM: Glutamine amidotransferase class-I~TIGRFAM: imidazole glycerol phosphate synthase, glutamine amidotransferase subunit~COGs: COG0118 Glutamine amidotransferase~InterPro IPR010139:IPR017926:IPR016226:IPR000991~KEGG: cyt:cce_0309 imidazole glycerol phosphate synthase subunit HisH~PFAM: glutamine amidotransferase class-I~SPTR: Imidazole glycerol phosphate synthase subunit;~TIGRFAM: imidazole glycerol phosphate synthase, glutamine amidotransferase subunit), translated as MKIAVIDYDMGNLHSVCKGLEKAGAIPEITDSAEVIAQAKAIVLPGVGAFDPAMEHLKERNLIEPLKGAIASGTPFLGICLGLQILFESSEEGKEKGLGVVRGKVRRFQSEPNLTIPHMGWNTMTKTQPEHPLWAGLPPETYLYFVHSFYVDPTDKKVIAGEVTHGSQKVTSAIAHKNLMAVQFHPEKSSDYGLKILSNFVKLIENKKN; from the coding sequence ATGAAAATTGCTGTAATTGACTATGATATGGGTAACTTGCACTCAGTATGCAAGGGTTTGGAAAAAGCGGGGGCAATTCCCGAAATTACTGATTCAGCAGAAGTAATCGCCCAAGCCAAGGCGATTGTATTACCGGGGGTGGGGGCTTTTGATCCTGCCATGGAACATTTAAAGGAACGTAATTTAATTGAACCTCTCAAGGGTGCGATCGCCTCTGGAACCCCCTTTTTAGGCATTTGTTTAGGGTTACAAATCCTTTTTGAATCTTCAGAAGAAGGTAAGGAGAAAGGTTTAGGGGTAGTAAGGGGTAAAGTGCGCCGTTTTCAGTCTGAGCCAAATTTAACTATACCTCACATGGGATGGAATACCATGACAAAAACTCAACCAGAGCATCCTCTGTGGGCTGGATTGCCCCCTGAAACCTATCTTTACTTTGTTCATTCATTTTATGTCGATCCTACCGATAAGAAGGTCATTGCGGGGGAAGTCACCCATGGTAGTCAAAAAGTTACAAGTGCGATCGCCCATAAAAATCTCATGGCAGTGCAATTCCACCCCGAAAAGTCCTCCGATTACGGCTTAAAAATCCTCTCCAACTTCGTTAAATTAATTGAGAATAAAAAAAATTAA
- a CDS encoding photosystem I protein PsaD (PFAM: PsaD~InterPro IPR003685~KEGG: cyh:Cyan8802_0387 photosystem I protein PsaD~PFAM: photosystem I protein PsaD~SPTR: Photosystem I protein PsaD): MSETIQLTGQMPKFGGSTGGLLSAADREEKYAITWTSSKEQVFEMPTGGAAIMNEGENLYYFARKEQCLALGTQLRTKFKPKMEDYKIYRVYPNGEVQYLHPADGVFPEKVNEGREFHGKKDRNIGRNPEPVTLKFSGKNPYDV; this comes from the coding sequence ATGAGCGAAACAATCCAATTAACGGGTCAAATGCCTAAGTTTGGCGGAAGCACTGGCGGTTTACTCTCTGCTGCCGACAGAGAAGAAAAATACGCTATTACTTGGACTAGCAGTAAAGAGCAAGTATTTGAAATGCCCACTGGTGGCGCTGCCATTATGAATGAAGGTGAAAACCTCTACTACTTTGCCCGTAAAGAGCAATGTTTGGCTTTAGGTACTCAATTACGTACCAAATTTAAGCCTAAAATGGAAGATTATAAAATCTACCGTGTTTATCCCAATGGTGAGGTGCAGTATCTTCATCCTGCGGATGGTGTATTCCCTGAAAAAGTTAATGAAGGGCGTGAATTCCATGGTAAAAAGGATAGAAATATCGGCAGAAATCCTGAGCCTGTCACCCTCAAGTTTTCTGGTAAAAACCCCTATGATGTTTAA
- a CDS encoding DNA-directed RNA polymerase, omega subunit (PFAM: RNA polymerase Rpb6~InterPro IPR003716~KEGG: cyh:Cyan8802_2079 DNA-directed RNA polymerase, omega subunit~SPTR: DNA-directed RNA polymerase subunit omega;~TIGRFAM: DNA-directed RNA polymerase, omega subunit), translating to MLKNNFDSGQIMFRSDELMEAASNRYKITVQVAKRAKQRRFEDFENVEEIMKPVLRAIIEMSDELTQPEIISDD from the coding sequence ATGTTAAAAAATAATTTTGACTCAGGACAGATTATGTTTCGTAGTGACGAGTTAATGGAGGCGGCTTCTAATCGTTACAAAATTACTGTACAAGTGGCAAAAAGGGCGAAACAAAGACGTTTTGAAGATTTTGAGAATGTGGAAGAAATTATGAAGCCTGTTTTAAGGGCTATCATTGAAATGTCTGACGAACTTACTCAACCTGAAATTATTAGTGATGACTAG
- a CDS encoding succinate dehydrogenase subunit C (PFAM: Cysteine-rich domain~COGs: COG2048 Heterodisulfide reductase subunit B~InterPro IPR004017~KEGG: cyt:cce_3228 heterodisulfide reductase, subunit B~PFAM: protein of unknown function DUF224 cysteine-rich region domain protein~PRIAM: CoB--CoM heterodisulfide reductase~SPTR: Heterodisulfide reductase, subunit B) — MLRYAYFPGCVAQGACRELDTSTKAISEVLGIELIELKKASCCGSGTFKEDSQLLEDTVNARNIALAESLNLPLLTHCSTCQGVIGHVDERLKDAKENNPDYFQEVNGFLAKENCSPYQGTTEVKHILWALISDYGLDALQQKVTNSLKGLRCAAFYGCYLLRVQKNLPFDNPFNPQSMENVFSALGATPVYYDGRIKCCGWPLSSYATEKSFMMAGNNLLDAMDKGADCIVTPCPLCHLNLDSRQPEVAKVVGQRLNIPVLHLPQLIGLALGIPPKKLGLNNHVVSTKKVLEIINN; from the coding sequence ATGCTTCGCTATGCTTATTTTCCAGGTTGTGTTGCCCAGGGTGCTTGTCGAGAATTAGACACCTCCACCAAAGCTATTAGTGAGGTTTTGGGCATCGAATTAATAGAATTAAAAAAGGCTTCCTGTTGTGGTTCTGGTACATTTAAAGAAGACTCTCAACTGTTAGAAGATACCGTTAACGCGCGTAATATTGCCCTAGCAGAATCCCTTAATTTGCCCCTGCTTACCCACTGTAGCACTTGTCAGGGGGTTATTGGTCATGTGGACGAAAGGTTAAAGGATGCCAAGGAAAACAACCCCGATTATTTTCAAGAAGTAAATGGTTTTTTAGCCAAGGAAAATTGTTCACCCTATCAAGGTACTACGGAAGTAAAACATATTCTTTGGGCTTTAATTAGTGATTATGGTTTAGACGCATTACAACAAAAAGTAACTAACTCTTTGAAAGGTTTAAGGTGCGCTGCTTTTTATGGTTGTTATCTTTTGAGGGTGCAAAAAAATCTCCCCTTTGATAATCCTTTTAACCCCCAATCTATGGAAAATGTTTTCAGTGCTTTGGGGGCAACTCCTGTTTATTATGATGGTAGGATAAAATGTTGTGGTTGGCCTCTTTCTAGTTATGCCACGGAAAAATCTTTTATGATGGCAGGAAATAACTTACTCGATGCCATGGATAAGGGCGCTGATTGTATTGTTACCCCTTGCCCTCTTTGTCATTTAAACCTTGATTCTCGTCAGCCTGAAGTGGCTAAGGTGGTGGGGCAAAGGTTAAATATTCCTGTATTACATCTACCTCAGTTAATTGGCTTGGCTTTGGGTATTCCCCCCAAGAAGTTAGGGCTTAATAATCATGTGGTTTCGACTAAAAAAGTCTTGGAAATTATTAATAATTAG
- a CDS encoding Adenylosuccinate lyase (PFAM: Lyase; Adenylosuccinate lyase C-terminus~TIGRFAM: adenylosuccinate lyase~COGs: COG0015 Adenylosuccinate lyase~InterProIPR004769:IPR020557:IPR000362:IPR003031:IPR 019468~KEGG: syn:sll0421 adenylosuccinate lyase~PFAM: fumarate lyase; Adenylosuccinate lyase-like~SPTR: Adenylosuccinate lyase;~TIGRFAM: adenylosuccinate lyase), translating into MIERYTLPEMGEIWTDNYRLKTWLQVEIAVCEAQAELGNIPKEAVEEIKAKAAFDVNRVLEIEAEVRHDVIAFLTNVNEYVGDVGRYIHLGMTSSDMLDTALALQMVASLDLILEAVEETIQAIRYQAQKHRYTVMVGRSHGIHAEPITFGFKLAGWLAEMRRNRDRLVKLRQDVAVGQISGAVGTYANIEPRVEAIACNLLGLQPDTASTQVISRDRHAEFVQQIALVGASLERFSVEIRNLQRTDVLEVEEYFSKGQKGSSAMPHKRNPIRSERITGMARIIRGHAVAALENVALWHERDISHSSVERVILPDTCILIHFMLKETTNLVQNLLVYPENMLRNMNVYGGVIFSQKVLLALVEKGMSREDAYRVVQGCAHQAWNTQDGNFRQLIEASPDIKKHLSADELKTCFDPNQHLKNLDQVYERLGI; encoded by the coding sequence GTGATTGAACGCTATACATTGCCCGAAATGGGCGAAATTTGGACTGATAACTATCGACTAAAAACATGGTTGCAGGTGGAAATTGCCGTATGTGAAGCTCAAGCGGAGTTAGGTAATATTCCCAAAGAAGCCGTGGAAGAAATCAAGGCAAAAGCAGCTTTTGACGTTAACAGGGTTTTGGAAATTGAAGCGGAAGTGCGCCACGATGTGATCGCTTTTTTGACCAATGTTAACGAATATGTGGGCGATGTAGGGCGTTATATCCATTTGGGCATGACTAGCTCTGATATGCTAGATACTGCTTTAGCTTTGCAGATGGTTGCAAGTCTAGATCTCATTTTAGAGGCAGTGGAGGAAACAATCCAAGCAATTCGTTATCAGGCACAAAAACACCGTTATACCGTCATGGTAGGACGTTCCCATGGTATCCATGCTGAACCCATTACCTTTGGTTTTAAGTTGGCGGGATGGTTAGCAGAAATGCGCCGTAATCGTGATCGTCTTGTAAAACTGCGTCAAGATGTGGCAGTGGGTCAAATTTCTGGGGCTGTGGGTACCTATGCAAACATTGAACCACGGGTAGAGGCGATCGCCTGTAACCTTTTAGGACTACAACCTGACACCGCATCAACTCAGGTAATATCAAGAGATAGACATGCCGAATTTGTCCAACAGATTGCCCTTGTAGGTGCTTCCTTAGAAAGATTTTCTGTAGAAATTCGTAACCTGCAACGCACCGACGTTTTAGAAGTAGAAGAATATTTCTCCAAAGGACAAAAAGGCTCATCCGCCATGCCCCATAAACGTAACCCCATCCGTAGTGAACGTATTACAGGGATGGCGAGAATTATTCGTGGTCATGCAGTAGCCGCCCTCGAAAACGTTGCCCTCTGGCACGAGAGAGATATTTCCCATAGTTCTGTGGAAAGGGTCATCTTACCTGATACTTGCATTTTGATCCACTTCATGCTCAAGGAAACTACTAATTTGGTACAAAACTTGTTAGTTTATCCCGAGAATATGCTTCGTAATATGAATGTATATGGTGGGGTAATTTTCAGCCAAAAAGTTTTACTGGCATTGGTGGAAAAAGGTATGAGTAGAGAAGATGCTTATCGTGTGGTGCAAGGGTGCGCTCACCAGGCATGGAATACCCAAGATGGCAATTTCCGCCAGTTAATCGAAGCTAGTCCTGATATTAAAAAGCATTTATCAGCAGATGAGTTAAAGACTTGTTTTGATCCTAATCAGCACCTCAAAAACCTTGATCAGGTGTATGAAAGACTGGGTATTTAA
- a CDS encoding hypothetical protein (KEGG: npu:Npun_R6070 hypothetical protein~SPTR: Putative uncharacterized protein) has protein sequence MTRLFKKFFDVFSSYRLKIDLDGTLIRFLFKNWGYVAIALITFSWVYFSHAEIVIGQKTINISWEAPAYAQRRTPETIAQEIYEQMPDIPKNNQYISSNTGEIASHHTLISRLIRYHEFVKSRPTIFRLDWKLTLADYLGYNEMIREGSYPGFNTLTQNPFNEDRELIKSLSREQRNQLVDTLVSIYQPPSSQSEEVINPSENENLTDNTNTPSIFLPSRGGADLLMP, from the coding sequence ATGACTAGGTTATTCAAAAAATTCTTTGATGTTTTTAGCTCGTACCGTCTAAAAATTGATTTGGATGGTACTTTGATTAGGTTTTTATTTAAAAATTGGGGTTATGTGGCGATCGCACTTATAACCTTCTCTTGGGTTTACTTTTCCCACGCAGAAATAGTCATAGGACAAAAAACCATTAACATATCATGGGAAGCACCAGCCTACGCCCAAAGACGAACCCCAGAAACCATCGCTCAAGAAATATATGAGCAAATGCCTGACATACCAAAAAATAATCAATATATTTCTAGCAATACTGGAGAGATAGCATCCCACCATACCCTCATAAGCCGTTTAATTCGGTACCATGAATTTGTCAAATCTCGACCCACTATTTTTCGCCTAGACTGGAAACTTACCCTTGCGGACTATCTAGGTTATAACGAAATGATCAGAGAAGGAAGTTATCCCGGTTTTAATACCCTAACTCAAAATCCTTTTAATGAAGATCGAGAATTGATAAAAAGCCTAAGTAGAGAACAAAGAAATCAATTAGTAGATACCTTAGTAAGTATTTATCAACCTCCTTCCTCCCAATCCGAAGAAGTGATAAACCCATCAGAAAACGAAAATCTTACCGATAATACCAATACCCCATCTATATTTTTACCCAGCAGGGGTGGTGCAGATTTATTAATGCCCTAA
- a CDS encoding Pyridoxamine 5'-phosphate oxidase (PFAM: Pyridoxamine 5'-phosphate oxidase; Pyridoxine 5'-phosphate oxidase C-terminal dimerisation region~TIGRFAM: pyridoxamine-phosphate oxidase~COGs: COG0259 Pyridoxamine-phosphate oxidase~InterPro IPR000659:IPR019740:IPR011576:IPR019576~KEGG: syn:sll1440 pyridoxamine 5'-phosphate oxidase~PFAM: pyridoxamine 5'-phosphate oxidase-related FMN-binding; Pyridoxine 5'-phosphate oxidase, dimerisation-like~PRIAM: Pyridoxal 5'-phosphate synthase~SPTR: Pyridoxine/pyridoxamine 5'-phosphate oxidase;~TIGRFAM: pyridoxamine 5'-phosphate oxidase), with the protein MGIDYLPSLRENYLKGGLLEKDILPNPFAQFHLWLEETINAQQKEPNAMTIATINKDGKPSARIVLLKNLDERGFVFFTNYDSQKGQDLTANPYASLVFWWGELERQVRIEGEVEKITPTESDEYFNVRPQGSKLGAWASPQSQVIPNRDVLDNNLKNLEEEYQGKTVPRPHHWGGFRVIPHKIEFWQGRANRLHDRLCYTLKDNQWIIERLAP; encoded by the coding sequence ATGGGTATCGACTATCTACCATCCCTACGGGAAAACTACCTTAAAGGAGGATTACTGGAAAAAGACATCCTCCCTAATCCCTTTGCACAATTTCACCTCTGGCTAGAAGAAACTATCAACGCCCAACAAAAAGAGCCAAACGCCATGACTATCGCTACCATCAACAAAGATGGTAAACCCAGCGCCAGAATAGTTTTACTCAAAAATCTTGATGAGCGTGGTTTTGTCTTTTTCACCAACTATGACAGCCAAAAAGGGCAAGATTTAACAGCTAATCCCTACGCCTCCCTTGTTTTTTGGTGGGGAGAATTGGAAAGACAAGTGAGGATAGAAGGAGAAGTAGAAAAAATTACCCCTACAGAATCTGACGAATACTTTAACGTGCGCCCCCAAGGCTCAAAACTAGGGGCATGGGCATCTCCCCAAAGTCAGGTAATCCCCAATCGTGATGTATTAGATAATAATCTAAAAAATCTCGAGGAAGAATACCAAGGAAAAACTGTGCCACGCCCCCACCATTGGGGAGGATTTCGAGTAATTCCTCACAAAATCGAATTTTGGCAGGGTAGGGCAAATCGTTTGCACGATCGCCTCTGCTATACTCTAAAAGATAACCAGTGGATTATTGAGCGTTTGGCACCTTAA
- a CDS encoding hypothetical protein (KEGG: cyn:Cyan7425_2845 hypothetical protein~SPTR: Putative uncharacterized protein;~manually curated), producing MKIETLKQRLKKDRPMESVTLHIPEDVVEELKTIAPLLGFSGYQPLIKAYIGQGLRQDLEKLEQSNLLNLIDSLKRQGVEEKVINEALAEIRN from the coding sequence ATGAAAATTGAGACTTTGAAACAGAGACTTAAAAAAGATCGCCCCATGGAAAGTGTTACTCTTCATATCCCCGAAGATGTGGTAGAAGAATTAAAAACCATCGCTCCTTTATTAGGATTTTCAGGGTATCAGCCTTTAATTAAAGCCTATATAGGGCAAGGATTACGTCAAGATTTAGAAAAACTAGAACAAAGTAATCTATTGAACTTGATTGATAGCTTAAAACGTCAAGGAGTCGAAGAAAAGGTTATTAATGAGGCATTAGCAGAAATTCGCAATTGA
- a CDS encoding hypothetical protein (KEGG: ana:alr2346 hypothetical protein~SPTR: Alr2346 protein) — translation MIPNNKCASACRYCRFYHPEGRRGGMCEQLNVSVQGTWKSCSLAVPAFGDSWETVPEIAFLEKSFSIGCATPNIEANSPKITNSLPEERPTRIEATVKVI, via the coding sequence ATGATACCCAATAATAAATGTGCTTCAGCTTGTCGATACTGCCGCTTTTATCATCCTGAAGGAAGAAGAGGGGGAATGTGTGAACAATTAAACGTTTCCGTTCAAGGTACATGGAAATCCTGTAGTCTTGCGGTTCCTGCCTTTGGTGATTCTTGGGAAACTGTACCCGAAATCGCTTTCTTAGAAAAATCTTTTTCCATCGGATGTGCGACCCCAAATATCGAAGCAAACTCTCCTAAAATTACCAATAGTTTACCCGAAGAACGACCCACAAGAATAGAGGCAACCGTAAAAGTTATTTAA